In a genomic window of Xenopus laevis strain J_2021 chromosome 5S, Xenopus_laevis_v10.1, whole genome shotgun sequence:
- the LOC108717827 gene encoding ATPase inhibitor, mitochondrial, giving the protein MAGSLLWAGIRNVLLMQMRGLSDQLGEFGKGAGEGGGRGGSIREAGGAFGKHQAAEKGRYFRQKEQEQIASLRKHYEEEIHHYKLEIERLQ; this is encoded by the coding sequence ATGGCTGGGTCACTTCTTTGGGCGGGAATAAGGAACGTATTGCTTATGCAGATGCGTGGCTTATCAGACCAGTTGGGTGAATTTGGAAAAGGTGCTGGAGAGGGCGGTGGAAGAGGTGGATCCATAAGGGAGGCTGGTGGAGCCTTCGGCAAACATCAGGCTGCTGAGAAGGGAAGATATTTCAGGCAAAAAGAGCAGGAACAAATCGCTTCACTGAGGAAGCACTATGAGGAAGAGATCCATCATTACAAATTGGAGATTGAGCGTCTGCAGTAG